DNA sequence from the Sulfurimonas sp. HSL3-7 genome:
TCTTTCTTCTGTTTGCCGCCCAGTTTTTTCTCGACCTGCTGTTCGATCGGCAGACCGTGGCAGTCCCAACCCGGCGTGAAACGGACAGACTTGCCGTTAAAGTAGTTGAATTTGATAATGATGTCTTTTAAGATCTTGTTGAGGGCGTGGCCGATATGGATATGTCCATTGGCATATGGCGGTCCGTCATGCAGTGTAAACGGCTCGGCACCTTCACGGTTTTTCTTCATCTGTTCATAGATCTTGTCCGCATCCCATGCGCCGTAGCGTTTTGGTTCGTTCTGAACAAGGTTTCCGCGCATCGGGAAATCTGTTTTAGGCAATAACAAAGTCTCTTTGTAATCCATTACACCCTCTGTTTCTAAAATTTTTGGATTATATCCTTATAGGGTTTAAAAAGGGCTGACGCTGTGCTATACTTCCCTATTACCTGACGCTGTTTACGGTCACCTAAGCAAGTTTATCAATGGACTTAATGTGAAAAATCGTCTTATTTTCATCGGCAATATATTTATCCAGAACCAGGCTTTTAGAGACTATATTATCCGAACGATCGAAACGGATGGGATGGCGCTTGATTCTATTGAGTATTATCGGGAAGCTGACCGCAACTTCTTCGGCGACCTTGAAAAGAGGCTAAAAGACGAGGAGATGCTCTATATTCTTACCAGTAAAAAGAGCTTTACACTTGTCGGTAAGCTGCTCTGCACCCTTCTGGGAGACAAACTGGTCTTGAAAAAGCAGATGCTCATCCCCTCGCAATGTGAAACATGCGTTGAAAACAGCTATCGCCTCGATATCAATACAAGTGCCATCAATGTCATACAGGCGCAGGAGTCTCAGGAGATTCCAGAACTTCTGATCACGCTCCCCTCTGCACAACAGAAACTGCACTTTTTCGAGACACCGATCAAAGAGGTGATCGAAGCCTTGAAACCGCTTTCCAGACAATTTGATGTCTCCCTTGCTTTCTCGCAAATAGTAGAAGGGTGGGTGGAAGTGAGCGTAACATGCAACACATTTGGATCGATTGACAAGTTTATTCAGATTGCACAGGAGAGGCATCCTGCAAAGATCATCGTGACGGAAGACCTGGTCCAGCATATTATTGATGCGACACTGGCGACGCAGCAGAAGATCACACTCGCAGAAAGCTGTACGGGTGGGTTGCTCGCCTATTACTTTACTTCCCACGCCGGTGTCTCCTCCGTATTTGAAGGCTCGTTGGTCACCTATTCCAATATCTTGAAAGAGAACTGGCTCGCGGTTGACCATGCGACCCTGGTCAAACATGGTGCGGTCAGTGAAGAGGTGGTCGCCGAAATGTGCGAAGGTGCGCTGAATGTCGCCAAGGCGGATTATGCACTTGCCATCAGCGGTGTTGCGGGACCTGATGGCGGAAGCCCAGAGAAACCTGTCGGTACGGTTGTCATCGGTGTCAAATCCAAAAACTACGAAAATGTCGTGCGCTGTCACTTCAAGGGCGATCGAAATTACATCCAGCAGCAGAGCGCGCTCACTGCCTTGAAGATGCTCATTTTGGGCGATAAAAAAGTTTTTTTCAAAAAATTCTAAATTCTCTTGACATCGCAGAATCTTTTGCCTATAATTTCGCCTCACAACAGCAGTAGCTGGTTTGTGAGTCCCGTTAGCTCAGTTGGTAGAGCATCTCACTTTTAATGAGGATGCCGATGGTTCGAGTCCATCACGGGACACCATTTTTTTACGGTTGCGGTGGTAGTTCAGTTGGTTAGAATACCTGCCTGTCACGCAGGGGGTCGCGGGTTCGAGTCCCGTCCACCGCGCCATTTGGAATTTTTTCCAAAATTGTTGATTTTTTCTTTACTGTAAATTAAAGTTAAAAGCAAGATTTTGGGCGCTTAGCTCAGTTGGTAGAGCGCTACCCTTACAAGGTAGATGTCACTGGTTCGAGTCCAGTAGTGCCCACCATTGAAAACGTAATTGTACGTTTATATGTGCTTGATACTTGACCCTTTCGTCTAGTGGCCAAGGACACTATCACTTCATGGTAGGAACAGAGGTTCAAATCCTTTAGGGGTCGCCATAAAGTAGATTATAAACGGGCGTTTAGCTCAGTTGGTAGAGCGCTACCCTTACAAGGTAGATGTCACAAGTTCGAGTCTTGTAATGCCCACCATTTTTATTGTTACATGCGCGGTGGTAGTTCAGTTGGTTAGAATACCTGCCTGTCACGCAGGGGGTCGCGGGTTCGAGTCCCGTCCACCGCGCCACTACATTTTCCTATTCAAACATACAATCCAAACAAATTTTTCGCATACATAAACATCGACATCAAACTCGCTTCGCTGACAATGTTTCGCTACGCTCTTGATTAATATCACTTTAGCCAAAAAGCGTGCTAACAGCACCCTTCTCTGCCATATTGTCCACCGCGCCACTGCTTTTGCCCTTTCAAACAGACAGTCCGGACAACAAACATTAAAGTTTTC
Encoded proteins:
- a CDS encoding CinA family protein; its protein translation is MKNRLIFIGNIFIQNQAFRDYIIRTIETDGMALDSIEYYREADRNFFGDLEKRLKDEEMLYILTSKKSFTLVGKLLCTLLGDKLVLKKQMLIPSQCETCVENSYRLDINTSAINVIQAQESQEIPELLITLPSAQQKLHFFETPIKEVIEALKPLSRQFDVSLAFSQIVEGWVEVSVTCNTFGSIDKFIQIAQERHPAKIIVTEDLVQHIIDATLATQQKITLAESCTGGLLAYYFTSHAGVSSVFEGSLVTYSNILKENWLAVDHATLVKHGAVSEEVVAEMCEGALNVAKADYALAISGVAGPDGGSPEKPVGTVVIGVKSKNYENVVRCHFKGDRNYIQQQSALTALKMLILGDKKVFFKKF